GGCTCTTGGAAGAGAAGCCGGACGGCACCGATTCCTTCGACGGTCAGGCGAACCAGCATCTTGCGGATAAGCTTGAGGGCAAGCTCCTCCTGATGTACGGAACGTTGGATGACAACGTCCATCCCAATGCCAACCACCTCCTCATCAACGAGCTCGTCAAGGCCAACAAGGACTTCGATCTGTTGGTGCTTCCCAACAGGAACCACGGGTTTGCCAACGAACCGTATGTCATCCGGCGAACCTGGGACTACTTCGTGAGGCATCTCCTGGGGACCGACCCGCCGCGGGGATACGAGATCGTCCGCCCGATAGGGTGACGGACGCAGGGGGGCGACACGCCGCCGCACTAGAGCCATGCCAGTGCCCACACAAGGAGTACGCCATGCACCGCGCCGCACATGGCCACAGGGGCGCCCGAGCCCGCCCGTCCGGGACTGGACCTCAACCATCTGTCCAGCGTTCTCGGGAGACGGATACCCGTTTGATGACGAGGCCATTTAAACAGCCAATCTGACACGCCCTGGGGCGCTGATGAACTAGTCGCGACTACTGCCTAGATAGCTGCTAGGCTACGCCCCCAAACGCCGCCGGGCTGGGCCTCGAAGCCAGCGCCCCGGCTTCTCCCCCGTCAGCGAGCCGGCGCGGATCACCGGCACGCCGTTCACGATCAGGTGCTCGATGCCCACGCTGAACTGGTGGGGATCCGTGTACGTCGCCCGGTCCGCGATGACGTCGGGGTCGAAGACCGCCACGTCCGCCAGCATGCCCTCCGCGATCACGCCACGATCATTCTGCCCAAGCCACTGGGCGGGCATCGAGGTCATCTTCTTCACCGCTTCCTCGAGCGTGAGTACACCGAGTTCACGGACGTAGCGCGCCAGCACGCGGGGGAACGCTCCGTAGCTGCGCGGATGCGGATAATCCACACCGTATCCGACGTTGTCGCCGTCGGTCTCGATCATGGCCAGCGGATGTTGCATGATGCGGATGACGTCGGCCTCGTCCATGATGTGGTAGATCGCACTGAAGCCGCCGTTGAGTTGGAGCTCGATCGCGAGATCGATGCCCGCTTCCTGATCCATGCGGCCGAATCCCCGGTCCGCCGCGTAGTCGGCCAGCGTCTTGCCGTCGTAGGAGCGATCCGACGGAAGCACCCGAAACTGCACCAGCGACAGATCCGATCCACCCCGATCCGTGTCCCAGATCACGCGCATCTCACGTTCGATTTGCTCACGGATCGCAGGGTCGGCGATGCGCGCCGCGAAATCGCCAGGGCCGCCCGCCAGGGTCCACTGCGGAAAGAGGATGCCCGAACCCGTGCTGCTGGCGGGGTACGGATAGAGGTCGTGCACCACCGAGAGTCCGGCCGCGTTCGCCGAGTCGATCATGGCCAGGGTACGTTCGCTCCAGCCCCACTGCCCCGCGCCGGCGGCCTTGTGGTGGTTGATCTGCGCCGGGATTGCAGCTTCGTCCGCGATGCGAATCACTTCTGCCACCGACTCGATGAGACCCGCGCCCTCGCCCCGCATGTGACTCACATAGATGCCCCCAAAGCCGGCGGCCACCTTCGCCAATTCGATGACTTCTTCCGTCTCGGCATAGTTCGCCGGCACGTAGAGGAGGCCGGTCGACAACCCCATCGCGCCTTCGCGCATGCTCTGCGCGACTAACGCCCTCATCTGCTCCAACTCATTCGAGGTAGGGGCCCGGTCGTCCATGCCCATCACCTGCTTCCGCGTCCACGTATGCCCGGCGAAGTAAGCCATGTTGGGCGCCGAGCGGACGGAGGTGGCCCATGCGTCCAGCGGCGACGGCTGATCGCCCGAGTGCAGGGACGCGACCATGGTCGTGATGCCCTGGCGCAGGAAGTTCTCGGAGAGCGGATCGTCGGCGATCGACAGCTGTGTATGCGAGTGATTGTCGATGAAGCCCGGCGTCACGACCCGCCCGGTCGCGTCGATGACAGTGCGCGCGAGGGCGGCGTCGATCGGCGTCCGCGAGATGGCCACGATCCGGTCGCCGGCGATAGCGACATCGGCCTTGTATCCCGGGGCACCCGTGCCGTCGATGACCGTGCCGTTGCGGATGAGGACGTCGTAGCCCTGGGCCGTCGTCGCGCTCGGGGTGGTGAGGACGAGGGCGATTAGGGCGAAAATGGCTAGGAAGCGGGTGGGCATGGGTACCGGGCCGGTCTTGTGTGGAGCGACAAAAGGATGGGAAAGCCAACCGTAGTCTAGCGTCAGAATGCACGGTAGGGCGGGGATGACAGTGAGACAAGGAAGGGTGCCGGATGACTAGGGCGCGTCCGGAAGACCTGGGATTTGCAGAAGCTTAGGCAGCTGAATCCGGACAACCAGAACTGGGGGTGCTGGCCCGATTCTCCTCAACTCTGTCGACACCCTTGTCGATTGACGCCGGCAGAAGCCGACGTCCCGTTTCGGCAAGAAAGGCAGGTCGTGCTATCCGTCAATGATTTAGACGTCTTCGCGCCGAGTGATCCCGGACCCCTCACAGCCATCCCGCGACCGCAGCAATGTCTTGTCACATGGCGCTCCCATTGACTGTGTGGCCCGTAGGCAAAGATCCTGAGCCCTGCGCCCATCAGGGCCGCGCGCGGCGATGCAATCCTTTCATCCGGAACTATTCGACACTCGCGCTTGACCCGGTCACTCTTCACATTGGTCGGCACAGCGGAAGCACGACAGCACAACCGGAGAAGCAGCTATGAGGCTCATTCCCTCGACCATGTTCACCGTCCTCATGATCTGCCTGACGGGCGTCTCGGCGGTGGCCCAGGAGATGACGCTGGCCTTGACCGGGGACGCGATCATCACACGGCGCCTGTCGGTCTACGACGAGCCCGACTTCCTCGAGATGATCGAACTCATCCGTGGCGCAGACGCGGCATTTACCAACCTCGAGATGCTGTTTCATGACTTCGAGCCGTATCCTGCCCATCAGAGCGGCGGAACGTGGATGCGAGGCGATCCCGCGCTTCTGGAGGAACTCACTTGGGCGGGAATCGACATGGTGTCGAGGGCGAATAACCACACAGGAGACTACGGTGTCGAGGGACTGCGCCTCACCACGCGGTACGTCGATGAAGCCGGCCTCGTGCACGCGGGCGCAGGTGAGAGCCTCGCGGAAGCACGGGAGGCGCGTTTCCTGGAGACCGCTCGTGGGCGGGTGGCGATCATTTCGATGGCTTCCACGTTCCCGGAGCATTCACGAGCCGGCGAAGCCCGTGGCAGCATGAGGTCTCGCCCGGGGCTAAGCCCACTACGTTACACGACGACGCGCGCGGCATCTGCCGGGCAGATCGACCGGCTCGGGGAGGCGCTAGAGGCAGTGGGGATCCGCTTCAACCGGACCGAGTCGGGTGCACAGGCGCTCGGTACAGTGTTCGTAGAGGGCCGGGAGCCCGGTGTCATCACGACGCCGAATTCGGACGACCTGGCTGAGATCGCCGCGGTCGTGAACAACGCGAGTCGGTTGGCCGACCACGTCCTCGTCACGATCCATGCACACGAGAGCAAGGGAGCGAGGTCCGTACCGGCCGACTTCATCGTCGAATTCGCGCGGGCGATGATCGACGCCGGCGCGACAATGTTTGTCGGCCACGGCCCGCACGTCTTGCGTGGAATAGAGATCTACAAAGGGAAGCCGATCTTCTACTCGCTCGGGGACTTCGTCTTCCAAAACGAGACGCTGCTCCGACTCCCAGCCGAGAACTACGAGGCTTACGGCCTGGAGGCCGACAACCATGTGGCTGACTTCAACATGTCGCGCTACAGCAACGAGACCACGGGCTTCCCGGCCAACCCCGAGATCTGGGAGTCCGTGGTTGCACGGCCCACGTTCGCTAACGGAGAGCTCACAGAACTGGCACTCCATCCGATCACGCTTGGATTCGGAATGCCCGCTTGGGTGCGAGGCCGTCCAATGCTCGCTCGGGGTGATCTCGCGGAGAAGATCCTGAACGACCTCAGGGAGCGTTCGGCGCCGTATGGCACCGAGATCGATGTCAGAGACGGCGTGGGGTATGTGCGGGTGCGGTAGCGCAGACTGCGAACAGCTGAATGGCGTGGTGCCAGTGGCTGTAGCCCTCCACCACTCAAGCTAGGCCGGCGCCATCTGACGACTTTGGAATTCTGCTGCGCGACTACAATGCTCTCACCGAGTCACGAGGTGCAAGCCGAGTGATCCGGGACTGTCTAGTCTCCCGCGACAGCAGCAATTTCTTGTTAGACCGCTATCGCTACCGCTGCTCACGCAGGCGCAGCGTCGCTGTCCCATCTGTCACTTCGAGCCGTGTTCCGTAGGGGACCGAAAGGTCAACGAGTCGTTGAAGGATGCTATCTGCGATCTCACCCGCTGCGACCTCGGGGTAACCCCGCGTCTCGAAGAAGAGTGGGCCCTCTGAGCCTGGATCCAGAACAATGGGGGTGAACGTGACGTCCACGACTCCTCCCACCCCCACCAGGACCTCTGCGATGACACTTTCCCATACGTCCGAAGTGTAGCGTCCGAGTTCCGTCTTGGTGTGGAAGATGAAGTTGCCGAGGCCGTATAGGATCAACCCGCCCCGGTAAACCTCCACTCCAGCCAGCGTTGGCTCGCCGTGACTGACATAGATGTCGGCACCGGCGTCAACAGCAGCCCTCGCCCAAGCCTCCTGCCATCCGGGCTCAGCATCTGTCTGGAAGTGCTGGTAGACGATTACCACGTCCGAACTCGCGCTCGCCGTCCGGACGCTGGCGAGATTCCTATCCCAATCGGCTTCGTTGGCCGGGTCCAGCATGTTCACGCCGGCTCGTTCTTCGGTCGCACGGGCGCCATCGGGGGAGTTGACCGACGCGGCCGAGATCAAAGACAGCGAGAGATCATCGACAGCGAGAGAGGCTGGAGCCGTAGCGGCCGAGATGTTGGCACCCGTCCCGGAATGGGTGAATCCACGCGCCTCGGCTTCTGCGATCGTCGACAACACGCCGTCGGTTCCGTAGTCCCAGGAGTGATTGTTGGCCAGGGACAGAAGCGACACGCCGAGATCGCTCAGGTAGTCGAGGACATCGGGTTCGGCCCCATGGAAGTACACATCCGTTCGGGTTGGCTCACACGAACACGCCGGACCACCAATCGCCACTTCTAGATTTGTGAACACCGCGTCCGCGCCCCGAAGGATGGGAGCCACAGTCCAGAGTGGCGCGTCCAGATAACCCCGCGGATCGTGTTCAATGAGCGATTGGCCGACGATCACCACTTTCAGGCTGGAACGCTCGTCGACCGACGCCTCTGAACCATCACCGCAACCGAAAAGCGAGACCACGACCACCAGCCACTGCAGGTTCTTCATGCGACTCATCTGTTGAGGACTTGGGGTAGCGGTCTAACGACTTTGGAATTCTGCTGGGTGACTACAATGCTTCCCCGGGTCGCGAGGTGTAAGCCGAGTGATCCGGGACCCTCTGCGCTTTCCGGAGACAGCAGAGATTCTTTGTTAAGTATTTTGGATTCATAAAGTAAGTGCAACAAAAGGCAGCACCGGGCCCGGCACCGAAGCAGAAGGACCGGCCATCTCAGATCCAGCGCGAACGCGGCCGTTACAGGCGCACCTAGCGGAACGTCCGGAGCCTCTTTCTTCGCAGACATCACGAGCTATACGATCTTGCCGCCCCGGTACGTCATCGTTCCATCCTGGGCTGTGTGTAGCACCAAGTGAGCGTCTTCGCCGCCGTGGTCGCGCATCAGGTCGAGCATCATCGGCTCCTCCCCCATCCACGGGAATCCGTATACGACATCGAAGTCGTCGAGCGCATGCCCGAGTTCCAGGTAGCCGGAGGCCCCTTGCCCGATGGTTCCGTGGCGACCGGTTGCTCCGGAATGCTTCCATTCCCATCCCATCGGAATGAAGCTCCCAGTTGAGAACCGCGCGTTCGAATGCGATCGCGCGGCGAGGTCTCGCCCCACGTCGACGAGGGACGAGTCCAGCTCGATGCCGCAGGCATCGAAGCCGAGCAGGTCCGCCATGATCGTGATGACGCCCGTAGCCGATCCCCACTCTAGGAACCTTCGGCCCGGCTTACGGAGCGACACAAGTGCTGCTCGGACGGCGTCGTAGTCGGCGGGGACGAAGGGGTGCCAGTCGTCCTGGCGAACCTCCGCGTCGAAACGGTGCCAATACTCACGACCTTCCTCGCACAGCGCATCGATGCGTGCGTTTAGCTCCCGGTCGAGCGCTGGCTCCCCATCAGTCGCTATCGGGCGGCCCCGACTCGGGCGGGGTTTCGTCCCCAGCTGCCCCGCGTTCGGCCTCCAATGCGGCTGCCTCTTCAGCGGCTCGGCGTTCGGCCTTTTCCTTTTTCTTCTGCTGCTTCCGCGCTTCGCGTTGCTTCTTCTCGAAGCCGTAATTCGTGCGTCTAGCCACCGTCCCTCCGCATGCGTTTGACTCGCGCCCTCCCGAGTAGAGTGCGCCATGTCGGACCGAAGGTCCCACCCCCCGCTCGGGGAGCGCGTTCTCCGAATAGTCCCTCTGAATGTACCTCCTTCGCCAGTGAAGATCACGGACAGAGCAGGCCACACAGCGATCTTGGAATTCTGCTGCCGCGCCCGGGGTTCTAGAGCTTCCTTCGACTGGGCTCTTCGGCTTCAGAGATGACGAACGAAGCGAGTGCCGTCCAACGGACTGGAGACGGCGCAAGTTCTTCGAGAATCGCGTCAGCAGTCGGACCATAAAACTGGCCCACGTGCTTCGTCTTGGCTTTGCGGTAGGCCTCTACAGCACGGATAACGACGGGTTTCTCGGCTGGTGTCAGATTCATGATGAAAGGTAACAGAGACGATTCGTAGCGACGTGACTCACGCTTGTCAGCGCGCACGCCACGCGGAAGAATTGCGAGCCCCAAGTGACCGGTCTGCGGGCATGACATCTTCAAGGGCGAAGCAGAAGCCTCGTTGACCGCGGGGATCGGGGTCAAGTTCGGACTGGAGTTCGAGGCATCCGCATTCACAGGCACCAAGTTCGGTATCCAGTCCGGGGTCACTATGGGTGTCAGCGGTGAGGCCAGCACCAAGTTCACGGTGTATTCTGACAACCTCTCTCGGGTAGCCCACTCCCTGTATTTCCGTGCTTACCTGAAAATTATGAACGAGGGAATGCCGTCAAAAATCTGGGATACGTACTTCAGGAATCTTGAGGACAACGAGGCACTGTTCCTCAAGGCGGATAAACTCATCGACGAATACCTCGCCCAGTGTTTCCA
This genomic interval from Longimicrobiales bacterium contains the following:
- a CDS encoding CapA family protein, whose product is MKNLQWLVVVVSLFGCGDGSEASVDERSSLKVVIVGQSLIEHDPRGYLDAPLWTVAPILRGADAVFTNLEVAIGGPACSCEPTRTDVYFHGAEPDVLDYLSDLGVSLLSLANNHSWDYGTDGVLSTIAEAEARGFTHSGTGANISAATAPASLAVDDLSLSLISAASVNSPDGARATEERAGVNMLDPANEADWDRNLASVRTASASSDVVIVYQHFQTDAEPGWQEAWARAAVDAGADIYVSHGEPTLAGVEVYRGGLILYGLGNFIFHTKTELGRYTSDVWESVIAEVLVGVGGVVDVTFTPIVLDPGSEGPLFFETRGYPEVAAGEIADSILQRLVDLSVPYGTRLEVTDGTATLRLREQR
- a CDS encoding CapA family protein, whose product is MRLIPSTMFTVLMICLTGVSAVAQEMTLALTGDAIITRRLSVYDEPDFLEMIELIRGADAAFTNLEMLFHDFEPYPAHQSGGTWMRGDPALLEELTWAGIDMVSRANNHTGDYGVEGLRLTTRYVDEAGLVHAGAGESLAEAREARFLETARGRVAIISMASTFPEHSRAGEARGSMRSRPGLSPLRYTTTRAASAGQIDRLGEALEAVGIRFNRTESGAQALGTVFVEGREPGVITTPNSDDLAEIAAVVNNASRLADHVLVTIHAHESKGARSVPADFIVEFARAMIDAGATMFVGHGPHVLRGIEIYKGKPIFYSLGDFVFQNETLLRLPAENYEAYGLEADNHVADFNMSRYSNETTGFPANPEIWESVVARPTFANGELTELALHPITLGFGMPAWVRGRPMLARGDLAEKILNDLRERSAPYGTEIDVRDGVGYVRVR
- a CDS encoding D-aminoacylase, translating into MPTRFLAIFALIALVLTTPSATTAQGYDVLIRNGTVIDGTGAPGYKADVAIAGDRIVAISRTPIDAALARTVIDATGRVVTPGFIDNHSHTQLSIADDPLSENFLRQGITTMVASLHSGDQPSPLDAWATSVRSAPNMAYFAGHTWTRKQVMGMDDRAPTSNELEQMRALVAQSMREGAMGLSTGLLYVPANYAETEEVIELAKVAAGFGGIYVSHMRGEGAGLIESVAEVIRIADEAAIPAQINHHKAAGAGQWGWSERTLAMIDSANAAGLSVVHDLYPYPASSTGSGILFPQWTLAGGPGDFAARIADPAIREQIEREMRVIWDTDRGGSDLSLVQFRVLPSDRSYDGKTLADYAADRGFGRMDQEAGIDLAIELQLNGGFSAIYHIMDEADVIRIMQHPLAMIETDGDNVGYGVDYPHPRSYGAFPRVLARYVRELGVLTLEEAVKKMTSMPAQWLGQNDRGVIAEGMLADVAVFDPDVIADRATYTDPHQFSVGIEHLIVNGVPVIRAGSLTGEKPGRWLRGPARRRLGA